A stretch of Chryseobacterium viscerum DNA encodes these proteins:
- a CDS encoding acyl-CoA thioesterase yields MIFYHKFEVRWSDLDANKHLANSSYVQYCAQARMAFMTKEKMGVTQLSRWGIGPVILHERYSFFKEIYADQIVIVSVEIDGCAEDSSIYRFVHKFYTPDGMHCATAEATGVWIDMMLRKMTTPPDDVVEAMNKYKSPETVVLSKEDFKKFPFHPHNIDPAELTQ; encoded by the coding sequence ATGATTTTCTACCATAAATTTGAAGTGCGATGGAGCGATCTTGATGCTAATAAGCACTTAGCCAACTCATCATATGTACAATATTGTGCGCAAGCCAGAATGGCTTTTATGACTAAAGAGAAAATGGGAGTAACCCAGCTAAGCAGATGGGGAATTGGTCCTGTGATCCTGCATGAAAGATATTCTTTCTTCAAAGAAATCTACGCAGATCAGATCGTCATTGTAAGTGTAGAAATAGACGGATGTGCAGAAGATTCTTCTATCTACCGTTTCGTACATAAATTCTATACACCGGATGGAATGCACTGTGCTACTGCAGAGGCTACAGGAGTATGGATTGATATGATGCTTAGAAAAATGACCACTCCGCCGGATGATGTAGTGGAAGCAATGAATAAGTATAAAAGCCCGGAAACTGTTGTATTGTCAAAAGAAGACTTTAAAAAATTTCCTTTCCACCCACACAACATAGACCCGGCAGAACTTACTCAATAA